TCGCTGCTACACCAAGGGAAATAAAACTATCTTCCGCTGCATGGAGTTTTATATTCAATGGTTTCTTAGACTCGCTCACTAATTGAGTAAATAATCCTTCACCATGACAGCCAGTTCGACGGCATTCATCTACAATGAGCACATTTTCACAAACACCAATTACCTTCAATAGTTTCGGAATATCAATATCCGAAAGCCAGCGTAAATCGATTACTTTAATTTTTTTCTTTAATTTTTTCTCAATCTCTTTTTGTGCTTGAAGGGATAAGTACAATCCATTTCCATACGTGATTATTGTGAGCACTTTCCCATTACCATATTCTTCAAATTCGCCGAGTGAAATTTCTTCATCTAACTCAGGATATTGGAAATTCCATTTTCCATCTTTAGGCTCGTGGAGATCTTTCATCATATAAAGAGCTATTGGCTCTATAAAAACAACAACTCTTCCATTTTCATACGCTTCTCGAACGGCGGTACGAAGCATCTTGACTGCATCAACACCATTGGATGGGACAGCAAGAATTATCCCTGGAATATCACGAAATATAGTTAAAGAATTATCGTTATGAAAATGGCCACCAAATCCTTTCTGATAAGCCAATCCCGGCACTCGCAAAACCATTGGATTCGTAAATTGACCTTCGCTGAAAAAAGGTAATGTTGCTGCTTCTCCCCGTAATTGATCTTCTGCATTATGAAGATAAGCCAGAAATTGGATTTCTGGAATTGGAACAAATCCGTTGTGACCAAACCCTGACCCAAAACCGATAATTGAAGTTTCATCCAGCGGACTATTAAACACACGACGGACACCAAATTGTTTATATAAATCGGCCGTTACATGATATACACCGCCTTTCTGCGCTACATCTTCTCCAAATACTAATGTGTTTTTATACCGTAGCATAATATCGGACAAAGCATAATTAATGAGTTTTGCCATGTGTTGGGCTTGGTCCATACGCGGAAACTCTTTTCCAAAAAGTTCTTTTCGGTCATTTGAAGTCGGGTATTTTGGAACATCTCGTTTGCTTTGGTTGGCGGTGATGGATTTCATCACACCCTCAGCCGATTCCAATTTTGGCCGAAGGGTTGCCGCTTCAAATACATGATTAATCTGCTCGCGCGTTGATTCATACATGGCCAAAATATCATCAGCAGATAAACATTGATTTTCTATGAGAATTCGAGAAGAATGAAGTAACGGGTCATTGAATTCAGTCTTTTCAATTTCTGCGAGTGGTCTATAGCCAACTTCTACATCAGACCCAGCATGCCCCATGAGTCTTACCGTTTTCATATGAAGAAAAATGGGAGAACGATTTATTCTACAATCATGTTCAGCTCGACGTGCTTTTATGATAAGATCAATCAGATGTAAACCATCCGTTTGCAAATAATCAATACCAGGTCGATTGGAAAAATTCTGTTGAACCCAATGATCATCTGTAGGAACTGAAATGCCCGTACCATTATCTTCGCAAATAAATATAATAGGAACATGTCCGCCCACATTATTCACCCAACTGGCGGTATTAAAGGCACTTAGGGCGGTTGCATGGTTAGCGCTAGCATCGCCAAAACTGCATAGTACAATACTATCTCCAATTAATTCCCGTTCTGAAATATCCA
Above is a genomic segment from Candidatus Neomarinimicrobiota bacterium containing:
- a CDS encoding MFS transporter, yielding MSLFNRAEVIDFNFTQFVKSGNLPTARTNLLLSQTNIPPSELISVFESQVLSRHMDLKARLLKDEGKCFYTIGSSGHEGNAVFGKVFPYTDMAFLHYRSGPFFIERAKQVSGTTPIYDMALSYMASSEDPISGGRHKVLGSKILNIPPQTSTIASHLPKAVGTAFSIDRAKDLDISERELIGDSIVLCSFGDASANHATALSAFNTASWVNNVGGHVPIIFICEDNGTGISVPTDDHWVQQNFSNRPGIDYLQTDGLHLIDLIIKARRAEHDCRINRSPIFLHMKTVRLMGHAGSDVEVGYRPLAEIEKTEFNDPLLHSSRILIENQCLSADDILAMYESTREQINHVFEAATLRPKLESAEGVMKSITANQSKRDVPKYPTSNDRKELFGKEFPRMDQAQHMAKLINYALSDIMLRYKNTLVFGEDVAQKGGVYHVTADLYKQFGVRRVFNSPLDETSIIGFGSGFGHNGFVPIPEIQFLAYLHNAEDQLRGEAATLPFFSEGQFTNPMVLRVPGLAYQKGFGGHFHNDNSLTIFRDIPGIILAVPSNGVDAVKMLRTAVREAYENGRVVVFIEPIALYMMKDLHEPKDGKWNFQYPELDEEISLGEFEEYGNGKVLTIITYGNGLYLSLQAQKEIEKKLKKKIKVIDLRWLSDIDIPKLLKVIGVCENVLIVDECRRTGCHGEGLFTQLVSESKKPLNIKLHAAEDSFISLGVAATATLPSKESIVKNALELVIS